In the genome of Pseudarthrobacter sp. IC2-21, one region contains:
- a CDS encoding GntR family transcriptional regulator — protein MAAKAESIRGEIDRSSGVAIYIQLREILRAYISESCPPGSALPSERDLALRFGLARMTVRQAIDALVGEEVIERVVGLGTFVRKPKLDLQVKLTSYSEEMQRRGMVPAAKVLSFEQIGASAFLARELQVEEGTPLVRFRRLLLADGEPMSVDENFIPAQRVPGLLDSEPPTSLYNVLSEQFGLVMEWGEDMIEATAASPSTARLLNVDVGTPLLKIQRHAFVARAMVDYSVSYYRADRYKLWVPLQRPGARTARSQSGYRSH, from the coding sequence ATGGCCGCTAAGGCCGAGAGCATCCGGGGTGAGATCGACCGCAGCAGCGGCGTCGCCATCTACATACAGCTCCGGGAAATCCTGCGCGCTTACATCAGTGAATCCTGTCCGCCAGGATCGGCCTTACCCTCCGAACGGGATCTTGCCTTGCGGTTCGGACTGGCACGAATGACAGTCCGGCAGGCGATTGATGCCCTCGTCGGTGAGGAGGTGATCGAGCGTGTGGTGGGCCTGGGAACCTTTGTCCGCAAGCCGAAGCTCGATCTCCAAGTCAAGCTGACCTCGTACAGCGAGGAAATGCAGCGCCGTGGAATGGTCCCGGCGGCGAAGGTCCTCAGCTTCGAGCAGATCGGCGCCAGTGCTTTCCTCGCCAGGGAACTGCAGGTGGAGGAGGGGACACCCTTGGTCCGGTTCCGCAGGCTGTTGCTTGCTGACGGCGAGCCCATGAGCGTGGACGAGAACTTCATCCCGGCGCAGCGCGTACCCGGGTTGCTCGACAGCGAGCCGCCCACGTCCCTCTACAACGTCCTGAGCGAGCAGTTCGGCCTTGTCATGGAATGGGGCGAGGACATGATTGAAGCGACAGCCGCCTCACCCTCCACGGCACGGCTGCTGAACGTGGACGTCGGCACTCCGCTCCTTAAAATCCAGCGGCACGCGTTTGTAGCGCGTGCCATGGTGGACTACTCCGTTTCCTATTACAGGGCGGACCGCTACAAGCTATGGGTGCCGCTCCAACGGCCCGGGGCACGTACTGCCCGGAGCCAGTCTGGATACCGCAGCCACTAG
- a CDS encoding DUF3054 domain-containing protein has product MTSSTRQQSVRHSTSAIVGAAVSDVLLILVFAAIGRDAHVRPDVISGVFLTAWPFLAGAALGWLAARAWRRPLSLPAGVGIWLGAVAGGMALRALTGQVVVLPFVIVALLSLGLFLVGYRALLALVRRLRKR; this is encoded by the coding sequence ATGACTTCTTCCACCCGGCAGCAATCCGTCCGCCACAGCACGAGCGCCATCGTGGGTGCGGCTGTGTCGGACGTCCTCCTGATCCTCGTATTCGCCGCAATTGGCAGGGACGCGCACGTGCGTCCCGACGTCATCAGCGGAGTTTTCCTCACCGCCTGGCCATTCCTGGCGGGCGCCGCCCTCGGCTGGCTGGCGGCGAGGGCGTGGCGGCGTCCCCTGTCACTCCCCGCCGGCGTGGGAATCTGGCTGGGAGCCGTTGCCGGCGGCATGGCCCTGCGGGCACTAACGGGCCAAGTAGTTGTGCTCCCCTTCGTCATCGTGGCGCTCCTCAGCCTGGGCCTGTTCCTGGTGGGCTACCGCGCGCTGCTGGCACTCGTCCGCAGGCTTCGGAAGCGCTGA
- a CDS encoding ubiquinol-cytochrome c reductase iron-sulfur subunit gives MGNHSDGSPNHSGTVATAGQNEVEKFQDPGLPPHRLRLADTDPKAAKRAERQVAILFGASVVGTLIFLVAYFAIDLGAGSGASIATIRLQNALLGLGTAFAMLGIGTGIVHWAKALMPDHEVSEERHAIRTEEDRLAAVRIVDDIVEETGIKRRPLIRNTLLGAVALAPLPAIAVFGDLGPRPDKKLAHTMWAPQEGKLKRLTRDPDGTPIKASDVTLGSAFHVIPEGLNELHEGKLNEKAKAVVLLMRLDPDSLKPSAGRENWSYNGIVAYSKICTHVGCPVALYEQQTHHLLCPCHQSTFDLTQECKVIFGPASRPLPQLPIAVDNEGYLVATSDFKEPVGPSYWERDEHERSINS, from the coding sequence ATGGGCAACCATAGTGACGGCAGTCCGAACCACTCGGGCACCGTAGCTACGGCTGGTCAGAATGAGGTGGAGAAATTCCAGGATCCTGGACTTCCCCCGCATCGTTTGCGCCTGGCTGACACGGACCCGAAGGCCGCCAAACGGGCAGAACGGCAGGTCGCAATACTTTTCGGCGCCTCCGTTGTTGGCACCCTGATCTTCCTGGTGGCGTACTTTGCCATCGATTTGGGCGCAGGATCCGGGGCAAGCATTGCCACGATCCGCTTGCAGAACGCCCTTCTGGGCCTTGGTACCGCCTTTGCCATGCTTGGCATTGGCACCGGAATCGTGCATTGGGCCAAGGCCCTCATGCCCGATCACGAGGTTTCAGAGGAACGCCACGCAATCCGTACCGAAGAGGACCGCCTGGCGGCCGTTCGCATTGTGGACGACATCGTGGAAGAGACCGGCATCAAGCGCCGCCCGCTCATCCGCAACACCCTGCTCGGCGCCGTAGCGCTGGCACCCCTGCCGGCAATTGCCGTCTTCGGTGACCTCGGTCCCCGTCCGGACAAAAAACTGGCGCACACCATGTGGGCCCCGCAGGAAGGCAAGCTCAAGCGGCTTACCCGCGATCCAGACGGTACGCCCATCAAGGCCTCCGACGTCACCCTTGGTTCGGCATTCCACGTCATTCCTGAGGGACTCAACGAACTTCATGAGGGCAAGCTCAACGAAAAAGCCAAGGCTGTTGTGCTCCTCATGCGTCTTGATCCTGATTCCTTGAAGCCTTCAGCAGGACGCGAAAACTGGAGCTACAACGGTATTGTTGCCTACTCCAAGATCTGCACCCACGTGGGTTGCCCTGTTGCCCTTTACGAGCAGCAGACGCACCATCTGCTGTGCCCGTGCCATCAGTCCACCTTCGACCTCACACAAGAGTGCAAGGTAATCTTTGGCCCGGCCAGCCGGCCTCTCCCCCAGCTACCCATTGCGGTGGATAACGAGGGCTACCTGGTCGCTACCAGCGACTTCAAAGAACCTGTAGGACCGAGTTACTGGGAGCGTGATGAGCATGAGCGCAGCATCAACAGCTGA
- a CDS encoding chitinase has translation MTTLLAFVTSDPAQPCEPSWGGFYSLDRAGEKLALDAQVESFRKSGHDVAVSFGGQRGPELAAACTDPDALVRAYTTVITRYGINTVDLDIEGPSASDHDAAARRAAAVARLQAERPAGSPLKVWLTLPVSGNGLTAAAVTSVETMLEAGVELAGINIMTMNFGHLAPGTSMGATAVGAAEATHRMLSALYSKANRPIDDADLWNRIGLTPMVGVNDVEGNVFTLDDARELSSFALERGVGRMSMWSLNRDTPCTPGTQGQAHSSVASDCSGVAQEPGMFAKVLGTALAHRP, from the coding sequence GTGACCACGCTCCTCGCCTTCGTCACCTCGGATCCTGCCCAGCCCTGTGAACCGTCCTGGGGCGGCTTCTACAGTCTGGACCGGGCCGGCGAGAAGCTGGCACTCGATGCCCAAGTGGAGTCCTTCCGCAAAAGCGGCCATGACGTCGCAGTATCGTTTGGCGGCCAGCGCGGCCCCGAACTGGCCGCCGCCTGCACTGACCCCGATGCCCTGGTTCGTGCTTACACAACGGTCATCACCCGCTACGGCATCAACACCGTGGATCTGGACATCGAAGGCCCAAGCGCATCGGACCATGATGCGGCCGCAAGACGCGCCGCAGCAGTCGCACGCCTTCAGGCCGAGCGTCCCGCGGGCTCGCCATTGAAGGTCTGGCTTACTCTTCCCGTCTCAGGGAACGGGCTGACGGCGGCAGCTGTCACCTCGGTTGAAACCATGCTGGAGGCCGGGGTGGAACTCGCCGGCATCAACATCATGACCATGAACTTCGGCCACCTTGCCCCCGGGACCAGCATGGGCGCGACCGCTGTGGGCGCAGCCGAAGCCACGCACCGGATGCTGTCGGCGCTGTACTCGAAGGCCAACCGGCCGATCGACGACGCTGACCTCTGGAACAGGATCGGGCTGACCCCGATGGTGGGGGTCAACGACGTTGAGGGCAACGTCTTCACTTTGGACGATGCCAGGGAACTGAGCAGTTTCGCCTTGGAACGTGGCGTCGGCCGGATGTCCATGTGGTCACTCAACCGGGACACCCCCTGCACGCCCGGCACCCAGGGGCAGGCGCACAGCAGCGTGGCCAGTGACTGCAGCGGCGTTGCACAGGAACCGGGCATGTTTGCGAAAGTGCTGGGAACCGCACTGGCGCACCGACCCTAA
- a CDS encoding cytochrome c has protein sequence MKALSQKRRHPLAAIALLLMGLLVTGGLYAVATTVNQAKASTTSYSASDTAEGQKLFEANCATCHGMGASGTQAGPSLVGVGAAAVDFQVGTGRMPMQMNGPQAYKKPAQFNDTQTHQLSGYVASLGAGPAIPEEHLLDEKGDAAAGGELFRVNCAMCHNAAAAGGALTRGKFAPALADVSGKHIYEAMVSGPQNMPVFNDANVSPEGKRDIITFLKQIESNGSPGGADLGSLGPVAEGLFVWIAGLGVIIAFTIWLTSRTS, from the coding sequence GTGAAGGCTCTCTCGCAAAAGCGACGTCACCCACTCGCAGCAATAGCGCTGCTACTGATGGGACTACTCGTCACCGGGGGGCTCTACGCCGTTGCCACTACCGTCAACCAGGCGAAGGCTTCCACCACCAGTTACAGCGCAAGTGACACCGCCGAGGGCCAAAAGCTCTTTGAAGCGAACTGCGCCACCTGCCACGGCATGGGCGCCAGCGGCACGCAGGCCGGCCCCTCCTTGGTAGGCGTCGGCGCAGCGGCTGTCGATTTCCAGGTCGGCACCGGACGCATGCCGATGCAGATGAACGGACCCCAGGCCTACAAGAAGCCTGCGCAGTTCAACGACACCCAGACCCACCAGCTTTCAGGTTATGTTGCTTCGCTGGGTGCAGGCCCGGCAATTCCTGAAGAACACCTGTTAGACGAAAAGGGTGACGCAGCCGCAGGTGGCGAGCTCTTCCGCGTGAACTGCGCCATGTGCCACAACGCAGCTGCTGCCGGCGGCGCCCTGACCCGAGGCAAGTTCGCCCCGGCCCTCGCGGACGTTTCCGGCAAGCACATCTACGAAGCCATGGTTTCCGGCCCGCAGAACATGCCCGTCTTCAACGACGCCAACGTGTCCCCTGAAGGCAAGCGCGACATCATCACCTTCCTCAAGCAGATCGAATCCAACGGCTCCCCCGGCGGCGCTGATCTGGGCTCCCTTGGCCCGGTCGCCGAAGGCCTCTTCGTCTGGATCGCAGGACTCGGCGTCATCATCGCGTTCACGATCTGGCTGACATCCCGGACGTCCTAG
- a CDS encoding HPr family phosphocarrier protein, translated as MPVHKAVVSAAIGLHARPAAEFVRAVTATGLPVTIRKAGIQGVDARSLLEVMTADFAFGCEVELSVADDALIGLKSIEDTEEALLMLVTLLESQGAA; from the coding sequence TTGCCAGTTCACAAGGCTGTGGTTTCGGCTGCGATCGGATTGCATGCCCGCCCGGCGGCAGAATTTGTCCGGGCCGTAACAGCCACAGGCCTGCCCGTCACCATCCGGAAGGCCGGAATCCAGGGTGTGGACGCGAGGTCGCTGCTCGAGGTAATGACCGCTGATTTTGCCTTCGGCTGTGAAGTGGAGCTTTCCGTCGCCGACGATGCCCTCATAGGCCTCAAATCAATCGAGGACACCGAGGAGGCCCTGTTGATGCTGGTAACGCTCCTGGAGTCCCAGGGCGCCGCGTAG
- a CDS encoding bifunctional polysaccharide deacetylase/glycosyltransferase family 2 protein, translated as MLLSLVYILPAATAPVHQGLQNQAADYPRRLLATQDLESIPKIGFREGTAIFHRIVLVEPKDGELLLKDPFSDKVWREATAGEKAVIGNSRYAVEAYGRPKDHTIMLTLDDGPDPRFTPEILDLLSKEGVPATFFPVGENIVKYPDIFRRVIREGHMVGNHTVSHIDFWAHDDATNRQQIIGADRLMLAADNYQTRLFRIPTGNPENNTLALLQAQQLGYIHVDMDLDTRDWEFAPGVPIPVPSLDGQGHVLLVHDAGGDRSATVKMLEAFIPMAKAQGYTFETMQSMLPDEFIPQHNVAAKVEDTATLAAMTTYLVTPNILLTWLFWFGIGSLTILTFLFVVLALINNGRQKRRRWDDVAEKDWPFVSVVLPVFNEELVVTKTLDALRASDYPRMEVVAINDGSTDGTLAVLRDYAKTWPALRVIDQPNGGKSAASNQGIAQSRGEVIVTLDGDTLFEPQTVKMFARHFLAPRHGKEVGAVAGHVKVGNRRNLITAWQSLEYLSGICVTRMAEGLMGAISIVPGACAAWRREALVRAGGYSHDTLAEDADLTLSLQLLGYSIVQENEAIAWTEAPLTVKGLFKQRLRWTYGNIQTLYKHRKMLFNPKYGALGMLTMPYALISVLVPLIFMPLTVMVAIGSLIHGEWEAIAIFSAFVAATHMLISIVAILMVREKALHLLIVPIYRLIYEPLRAYVVFGSALLALRGTAVGWYKPERTNSVTLPTPTGLTVPAALPPLARADSLTLQDSL; from the coding sequence ATGCTGCTTTCCCTTGTCTACATCCTCCCGGCGGCCACCGCCCCTGTGCATCAGGGCCTCCAGAACCAGGCGGCAGATTACCCACGCCGCCTCTTGGCGACCCAGGACCTGGAGAGCATCCCGAAGATCGGATTCCGCGAAGGCACCGCAATCTTTCACCGGATCGTCCTCGTGGAACCCAAGGATGGCGAGCTGCTGCTGAAGGATCCCTTCAGCGACAAGGTCTGGCGGGAAGCCACCGCTGGTGAGAAGGCTGTCATTGGCAACAGCCGCTACGCTGTGGAGGCCTACGGACGTCCGAAGGATCACACGATCATGCTGACGTTGGACGACGGTCCCGATCCCCGGTTCACGCCGGAGATCCTGGATCTGCTGTCCAAGGAAGGGGTGCCTGCCACCTTCTTCCCGGTCGGTGAAAACATCGTCAAGTATCCGGACATCTTCCGCCGCGTCATCCGGGAAGGGCACATGGTGGGCAACCACACCGTGTCCCACATCGATTTCTGGGCTCACGACGACGCGACCAACCGTCAGCAGATCATCGGAGCCGACAGGCTCATGCTCGCCGCGGACAACTACCAGACCCGACTCTTCAGGATCCCCACCGGCAACCCTGAAAACAACACGTTGGCTCTGCTGCAGGCGCAGCAACTCGGCTACATCCACGTTGACATGGACCTCGACACCAGGGACTGGGAATTCGCACCCGGCGTCCCCATTCCGGTTCCTTCGCTGGACGGCCAGGGCCACGTTCTCCTGGTCCATGACGCGGGCGGGGACCGGAGTGCCACCGTCAAGATGCTGGAAGCCTTCATCCCGATGGCCAAGGCACAGGGGTACACCTTCGAAACCATGCAGTCCATGCTTCCCGACGAGTTCATTCCGCAGCACAACGTGGCCGCCAAGGTCGAGGACACCGCGACGCTGGCTGCGATGACAACCTACCTGGTGACGCCCAACATTCTGCTGACCTGGCTGTTCTGGTTCGGCATCGGATCCCTGACCATCCTGACGTTCCTCTTCGTGGTGCTTGCCCTGATCAATAACGGGCGCCAGAAGCGCCGCCGCTGGGATGACGTGGCCGAGAAGGACTGGCCGTTCGTCAGCGTGGTCCTGCCCGTCTTCAACGAAGAACTCGTGGTGACCAAAACCCTGGACGCCCTCAGGGCGAGCGACTATCCCCGCATGGAAGTCGTCGCGATCAATGACGGGTCTACTGATGGCACCCTCGCAGTACTCAGGGATTACGCCAAGACGTGGCCGGCACTTCGCGTCATCGACCAGCCCAACGGCGGCAAATCGGCTGCCAGCAACCAAGGGATCGCGCAGTCACGCGGCGAGGTCATCGTGACGCTCGACGGCGACACGCTGTTCGAGCCGCAGACCGTGAAAATGTTCGCCCGCCACTTCCTCGCTCCCCGGCACGGCAAGGAAGTCGGGGCAGTGGCCGGCCACGTCAAGGTCGGAAACCGCCGCAACCTCATTACCGCCTGGCAAAGCCTGGAATACCTGTCCGGTATCTGCGTTACCCGCATGGCAGAGGGCCTGATGGGCGCGATTTCCATCGTTCCGGGCGCCTGCGCCGCCTGGCGCCGGGAAGCCCTTGTCAGGGCTGGCGGCTACTCCCATGACACGCTTGCCGAAGATGCTGACCTGACGCTCTCGCTGCAACTCCTTGGCTACAGCATCGTCCAGGAAAACGAGGCCATCGCCTGGACTGAGGCGCCCCTGACGGTCAAAGGGTTGTTCAAGCAACGGCTCCGCTGGACCTACGGCAACATCCAGACCCTGTACAAGCACCGCAAGATGCTCTTCAATCCCAAGTACGGGGCCCTCGGAATGCTCACCATGCCCTACGCCCTGATTTCCGTCCTTGTCCCGCTCATTTTCATGCCCCTGACGGTCATGGTCGCGATCGGCAGCCTGATTCACGGCGAATGGGAGGCCATCGCCATCTTCTCCGCGTTCGTTGCCGCAACCCACATGCTGATCTCCATCGTTGCGATCCTGATGGTCCGCGAGAAGGCCCTCCACCTGCTCATCGTGCCGATCTACCGGCTCATCTATGAGCCACTCCGCGCCTATGTGGTGTTCGGTTCTGCTCTGCTGGCTCTGCGGGGCACCGCAGTGGGGTGGTACAAACCCGAGCGCACCAACAGCGTCACCCTGCCAACCCCGACCGGGCTGACGGTCCCCGCCGCCCTGCCGCCCCTGGCAAGGGCGGACTCCCTGACCCTCCAGGACTCCCTATAG
- a CDS encoding Lrp/AsnC family transcriptional regulator encodes MITAFVLIKTDAARIPETAEEISAIPGISEVYSVTGEWDLIAVARVARHEDLADVIADKLSKVPAVVHTTTHIAFRAYSQHDLDAAFALGFEQ; translated from the coding sequence GTGATCACCGCATTCGTTCTGATCAAGACCGACGCCGCACGCATCCCGGAGACCGCCGAGGAGATTTCCGCCATCCCTGGCATCAGTGAGGTCTACTCCGTCACCGGAGAGTGGGATCTGATTGCCGTTGCCCGCGTGGCCCGCCACGAAGACCTTGCCGATGTGATCGCCGACAAACTCTCGAAGGTACCGGCCGTTGTGCACACCACCACGCACATCGCGTTCCGCGCCTATTCGCAGCACGATCTCGACGCCGCCTTTGCGTTGGGCTTCGAACAGTAG
- a CDS encoding cytochrome b: MSAASTAEAPAFVAKTKTGRITDFVDSRVGGSGILREFGRKVFPDHWSFMFGEVALYSFVILLLSGTFLTFFFDPSMAETRYVGSYVPLKNVEMSVAYSSSLNISFDVRGGLFMRQVHHWAALLFVASIAVHMLRVFFTGAFRKPREMNWVVGSVLLILAMAAGFTGYSLPDDLLSGNGLRIIDGVIKSIPVIGTYISFFLFGGEFPGTAVIGRLYMLHILLVPALILLMIVLHLFMVVVHKHTQYPGPGRNDGNVVGYPLGPVYAAKAGGFFFIVFGVIALMAAFFTINPIWNYGPYDPSPVSAGTQPDWYIGFVDGALRLMPGVIGNFHFEYVIFGYTLTLNVLLPALVPAGILFTVMFMYPWIERWITKDDREHHVLDRPRNAPTRTAIGVAGFVWYCVMWAAAGSDLIATHFHVSLNDVTYWLRALFFVGPIIAYIVTKRVALALQRKDREIALHGRETGRIVRLPHGEFIEVHAPLDEYKRYKLVGFESPAPLPAVPNEHGVVTRKEKRRAFLSKWFFEDRVAPATPSELEAAHGHHAPAVESAQESKSLSH; the protein is encoded by the coding sequence ATGAGCGCAGCATCAACAGCTGAAGCCCCCGCCTTCGTAGCCAAGACCAAGACCGGGCGCATCACCGACTTCGTTGATTCCCGCGTCGGTGGTTCCGGCATCCTCCGTGAGTTCGGGCGGAAAGTCTTCCCCGACCACTGGTCGTTTATGTTTGGAGAAGTGGCGCTCTATTCGTTCGTCATCCTGCTCCTGTCAGGCACCTTCCTGACCTTTTTCTTCGACCCCTCCATGGCCGAAACCCGCTACGTGGGCTCCTATGTCCCGCTGAAGAACGTCGAAATGTCAGTAGCGTACAGCTCCTCGCTGAACATCTCGTTCGACGTCCGCGGCGGCCTCTTCATGCGTCAGGTGCACCACTGGGCCGCGCTGCTGTTCGTCGCGTCCATTGCGGTGCATATGTTGCGCGTCTTCTTCACCGGAGCTTTCCGCAAACCTCGTGAAATGAACTGGGTGGTGGGCAGCGTCCTGCTCATCCTGGCCATGGCGGCCGGCTTCACCGGCTACTCGCTCCCCGATGACCTGCTCTCCGGCAACGGCCTGCGCATCATTGACGGCGTCATCAAGTCCATCCCGGTGATCGGCACGTACATCTCCTTCTTCCTGTTTGGCGGAGAGTTCCCCGGCACTGCAGTCATCGGCCGCCTCTACATGCTGCACATCCTGCTGGTGCCCGCACTGATCCTGCTGATGATCGTGCTCCACCTGTTCATGGTGGTCGTTCACAAGCACACCCAGTACCCCGGCCCCGGCCGCAACGACGGCAACGTCGTGGGCTACCCGCTCGGTCCGGTCTACGCAGCAAAGGCCGGCGGCTTCTTCTTCATCGTCTTCGGCGTCATTGCGCTGATGGCAGCCTTCTTCACGATCAACCCGATCTGGAACTACGGCCCGTATGACCCCTCCCCCGTCTCCGCCGGTACCCAGCCTGACTGGTACATCGGCTTTGTTGACGGCGCCCTGCGCCTGATGCCGGGTGTCATCGGTAATTTCCACTTCGAATACGTCATCTTCGGGTACACCCTGACGCTGAACGTTCTCCTCCCGGCCCTGGTGCCGGCAGGCATCCTGTTCACCGTGATGTTCATGTACCCCTGGATTGAACGGTGGATCACCAAGGACGATCGTGAGCACCACGTGCTGGACCGTCCGCGGAATGCCCCGACCCGCACCGCCATCGGCGTGGCAGGCTTCGTTTGGTACTGCGTTATGTGGGCTGCCGCCGGATCTGACCTCATCGCCACGCACTTCCACGTCTCGCTAAACGATGTGACGTACTGGCTCCGGGCCCTGTTCTTCGTCGGCCCGATCATTGCCTACATCGTCACCAAGCGCGTAGCCCTCGCGCTCCAGCGCAAGGACCGCGAGATCGCCCTGCACGGCCGGGAGACCGGCCGCATCGTGCGCCTTCCGCACGGTGAGTTCATTGAGGTCCACGCACCCTTGGATGAGTACAAGCGCTACAAGCTGGTCGGCTTCGAGTCACCGGCACCGCTGCCCGCAGTTCCCAACGAGCACGGTGTTGTCACGCGCAAGGAAAAGCGGCGGGCCTTCCTGTCCAAGTGGTTCTTCGAGGACCGCGTGGCCCCGGCTACGCCGTCGGAGCTGGAAGCCGCGCACGGCCACCATGCCCCGGCCGTGGAATCGGCCCAGGAAAGCAAGAGCCTCAGCCACTGA
- the trpD gene encoding anthranilate phosphoribosyltransferase, with protein sequence MTSQATSPADSNTWPRLISALIAGTDLTADSTAWAMDRIMSGEASPSQIAGFLVALSAKGETVDEISGLVEAMLRHATPISISGEKLDIVGTGGDQLNTVNISTMAALVAAGAGAKVVKHGNRAASSSSGSADVLEALGVRLDLPVTHVARNATEAGITFCFAQVFHPSFRHTAVPRRELAIPTAFNFLGPLTNPAQVQASAVGVANARMAPLVAGVLARRGSRGLVFRGNDGLDELTTTGPSTVWEIREGTVTELTFSPADLGIRPATVEELRGGDAHANAAVVRDVLAGKPGAARDAVLVNAAAGLVSFDATAEGPFVERMRSALVRAAESIDSGAAAAVLDKWVALTRP encoded by the coding sequence GTGACTTCTCAGGCAACTTCCCCGGCGGACAGCAACACCTGGCCCCGGCTCATCTCAGCGCTCATCGCCGGCACCGACCTCACCGCGGACAGCACCGCGTGGGCCATGGACAGGATCATGTCCGGCGAGGCGTCGCCGTCCCAGATAGCAGGGTTCCTTGTTGCCCTCAGCGCCAAGGGTGAGACCGTTGACGAGATCTCAGGTCTGGTCGAGGCGATGCTGCGGCATGCCACGCCCATCAGCATTTCAGGCGAGAAGCTGGACATTGTGGGCACGGGCGGTGACCAGCTCAATACCGTCAACATTTCCACGATGGCCGCATTGGTAGCGGCGGGCGCGGGCGCCAAAGTTGTCAAACATGGGAACCGGGCAGCCTCGTCGTCGTCGGGATCAGCCGACGTACTGGAGGCGCTGGGGGTCAGGCTTGATCTCCCGGTGACCCACGTGGCACGCAATGCGACGGAGGCGGGCATAACGTTCTGCTTCGCGCAGGTCTTCCACCCGTCCTTCCGCCACACCGCCGTGCCCCGCCGGGAGCTGGCCATCCCCACTGCCTTCAATTTTCTGGGCCCCCTGACCAATCCCGCCCAGGTACAGGCCTCGGCTGTTGGCGTTGCCAACGCCCGGATGGCGCCCCTCGTCGCGGGCGTGCTGGCGCGGCGGGGGAGCCGAGGCCTGGTGTTCCGGGGCAACGACGGCCTGGATGAACTGACCACCACGGGGCCGTCCACTGTCTGGGAGATCCGGGAGGGTACGGTCACCGAGTTGACCTTTTCACCTGCCGATCTCGGCATCCGTCCGGCGACTGTGGAAGAACTCCGTGGCGGAGACGCCCATGCCAATGCCGCCGTCGTGCGTGATGTCCTGGCAGGCAAGCCGGGGGCGGCGCGGGACGCCGTTTTGGTCAACGCGGCAGCCGGCCTGGTGTCATTTGATGCCACTGCCGAAGGCCCGTTCGTGGAGCGCATGCGGTCGGCGCTGGTCCGTGCCGCTGAGTCAATCGACTCGGGCGCCGCGGCCGCCGTCCTGGACAAGTGGGTCGCCCTCACCCGGCCTTAG
- a CDS encoding cytochrome c oxidase subunit 4 encodes MKIESWIFGGGVFFFVPVALVYGFLTNWTEPVGLLGVLLIAGLAGMIGAYLGFTGRRVGLRPEDRSDAEIHEGAGEQGHFSPWSWWPLVLGLACAGGFLGLAVGWWVMFIAAGLAMVALVGWVFEYSRGDHAH; translated from the coding sequence GTGAAAATCGAGTCTTGGATTTTTGGAGGCGGCGTTTTCTTCTTCGTTCCGGTCGCCCTGGTTTACGGTTTCCTGACGAACTGGACTGAGCCGGTCGGGCTCCTCGGAGTCCTGCTCATTGCCGGCCTGGCTGGCATGATCGGTGCGTACCTCGGCTTCACCGGGCGCCGTGTCGGCCTCCGGCCTGAGGACCGCAGCGACGCTGAGATCCATGAGGGTGCCGGCGAGCAGGGCCACTTCAGCCCGTGGAGCTGGTGGCCGCTGGTTCTGGGTCTGGCATGCGCCGGTGGCTTCCTCGGCCTGGCAGTTGGATGGTGGGTTATGTTCATCGCCGCCGGCCTTGCCATGGTTGCCCTGGTCGGCTGGGTCTTCGAGTACAGCCGTGGGGATCACGCACACTAA
- a CDS encoding heme-copper oxidase subunit III yields the protein MGSTDFYRHNVYVTSATHAPSTPAHPTLNRPNMVSVGTVVWLSSELMFFAGLFAMYFTLRSTSGQMWAEETAKLNFPFALVNTIVLVASSFTCQMGVFAAERLQPRKTGGPFQFARWGMNEWFTLTFIMGAIFVAGQSTEYAMLVSEHVSLSSNAYGSAFYITTGFHGLHVIGGLVAFLFIIGRSFAAKKFGHFEATSAIVTSYYWHFVDVVWIGLFLVIYVLK from the coding sequence TTGGGCAGTACGGACTTTTATAGACATAATGTCTATGTGACATCTGCGACCCATGCCCCCAGTACCCCGGCGCACCCGACGCTGAACCGCCCCAACATGGTTTCTGTAGGAACCGTTGTTTGGCTCTCCAGCGAGTTGATGTTCTTCGCCGGTCTCTTTGCCATGTACTTCACACTGCGCTCCACGAGCGGACAGATGTGGGCGGAAGAGACAGCAAAGCTCAACTTCCCTTTTGCGCTCGTTAACACCATCGTCCTCGTGGCAAGTTCCTTTACTTGCCAGATGGGCGTCTTCGCCGCCGAACGGCTGCAGCCCCGCAAGACGGGCGGGCCGTTCCAGTTCGCCCGCTGGGGCATGAACGAATGGTTCACCCTGACCTTCATCATGGGTGCGATCTTCGTCGCAGGCCAGAGCACGGAATACGCGATGCTCGTCTCAGAGCACGTATCGCTGTCTTCCAATGCTTACGGCTCAGCGTTCTACATCACCACAGGCTTCCACGGCCTGCACGTCATCGGCGGCCTCGTAGCTTTCCTCTTCATCATCGGACGCTCGTTCGCGGCGAAGAAGTTTGGCCACTTTGAAGCAACCTCAGCAATTGTCACGTCCTACTACTGGCACTTTGTGGATGTTGTCTGGATCGGCCTCTTCCTGGTCATCTACGTACTGAAGTAG